In Drosophila yakuba strain Tai18E2 chromosome X, Prin_Dyak_Tai18E2_2.1, whole genome shotgun sequence, a single genomic region encodes these proteins:
- the LOC6524789 gene encoding probable 60S ribosomal protein L37-A yields the protein MTKGTSSFGKRHNKTHTLCRRCGRSSYHIQKSTCAQCGYPAAKLRSYNWSVKAKRRKTTGTGRMQHLKVVRRRFRNGFREGTQAKPKKAAQSSK from the exons ATG ACGAAGGGTACCTCCAGCTTTGGTAAGCGCCACAACAAGACGCACACCCTGTGCCGTCGCTGTGGCCGCTCCTCCTACCACATCCAGAAGTCCACTTGCGCCCAGTGCGGCTACCCCGCCGCCAAGTTGCGTTCCT ACAACTGGTCGGTGAAGGCCAAGAGGAGGAAGACCACTGGCACCGGTCGCATGCAGCACCTGAAGGTCGTGCGCCGCCGTTTCCGCAACGGATTCCGCGAGGGCACCCAGGCCAAGCCCAAGAAGGCTGCGCAGTCCAGCAAGTAG
- the LOC6524788 gene encoding uncharacterized protein LOC6524788: protein MSRHILSLLLLALATSQALEGVVQPTCNLKDNCNLGDHLLAGANSVSDAGDVSADKLESKIASIFEDKVNYSLKLFADDATTTILEYQTANLSQLSHAVAPGNYTIHQMEQAMEDDDDQVEEDERAYLYNIGKRFLAITQPFDAARNPDASTLCRRQMHQFLNALDNFDLWALKMHDSSGKLNSGILNGNINQPGDFDQCLAIQQRMKDQDAGKDQDGDSIIRGQYCLAYAQPVLPHNSKRLKSFFKLIQSHGPFKSEFNDPGHRVPRYSLINWGLCVPSGCSARDVEYSVAEYLGNQTAATGITFNVRVEPQMCQVRDQRPWDRNTTWAVRFFLLVLSVAILSTIYDRSTKSQPKQNAWFTAFSLDKNLRWLFSTSSAPGDIEAVHGIRFLNAIMLIFSHKSMAMFFNPYNNRTAMSESLGQPWTVIGRAASLYTDPFLLFSGMLTAYSLFGRLMKQQPIRLKNEYISRLMRIVPPLAALILFCTYVLPLWGSGPQWNLVVGHHADICKKNWWRNLLFIHNYFGFSEMCLTHTHHLGIDTELFAVAPLLILALWRWPRRGLFALLLLCTVGTAARYYTTIVNQLSNYIYFGTNIQRLFRTADYMYSFPPHRSTVYIMGILLGYVLRKYQNARLSSLQLRLGWLVATVCVLASLLGPAPMGDINYVYNSTHAAIYAAFAPIAWCLFFSWIVFVSHNGYTNKLTKLFAWRGFQVSTKLSYAIYLTQFPVFFFNVGRRRHIHHYYNFVSIILDTNEFISIFLASVALTVLFDAPFQNLKKLLIKRPTAAKVVKDSQANGTESQDATTTPASQPSTTALLQSHHPHSD from the exons ATGTCACGGCATATTCTATCACTGCTACTGTTGGCACTTGCCACTAGCCAGGCGCTCGAGGGCGTGGTCCAGCCCACCTGCAACCTGAAGGACAATTGCAATTTGGGCGATCATCTTCTGGCTGGCGCCAATTCCGTCTCCGATGCTGGCGATGTGTCTGCCGATAAGTTGGAGAGCAAAATTGCTTCGATATTCGAGGATAAGGTTAACTATAGCCTAAAGTTATTTGCCGACGATGCGACCACAACAATCCTGGAATACCAGACGGCCAATTTGAGTCAATTGAGTCATGCGGTAGCGCCGGGAAATTATACGATACACCAGATGGAACAGGCGATGGAGGATGACGATGACCAGGTGGAGGAGGATGAAAGGG CTTATCTGTACAACATTGGCAAGCGTTTTCTGGCCATTACGCAACCATTTGATGCGGCCAGAAATCCGGATGCCTCGACTTTGTGTCGCCGGCAGATGCATCAGTTTCTGAACGCCTTGGACAACTTTGATCTGTGGGCTCTGAAGA tgCACGACTCCAGTGGCAAATTGAACTCGGGTATTCTGAATGGCAACATCAATCAACCCGGCGATTTCGACCAGTGCCTGGCCATCCAGCAGCGGATGAAGGATCAGGATGCGGGCAAGGATCAGGATGGGGACTCCATCATCCGTGGCCAGTACTGCTTGGCCTATGCCCAGCCAGTTCTGCCACACAATTCGAAGCGATTGAAGAGTTTCTTCAAGCTGATCCAATCACATGGACCTTTCAAAAGCGAGTTCAACGAC CCTGGTCACCGAGTGCCCCGCTACTCGTTGATCAACTGGGGCCTGTGTGTGCCCTCCGGCTGCTCCGCCCGGGATGTGGAGTACAGTGTGGCCGAGTACCTGGGCAACCAGACCGCCGCCACGGGCATCACCTTCAATGTGCGCGTGGAGCCCCAGATGTGCCAGGTGCGGGATCAGCGCCCCTGGGATCGCAACACCACGTGGGCGGTGCGCTTCTTCCTGCTCGTGCTCTCCGTGGCCATCCTGTCCACCATCTACGATCGATCCACCAAGTCGCAGCCCAAGCAGA ATGCCTGGTTCACGGCCTTCTCGTTGGACAAGAATCTGCGCTGGCTCTTTAGCACGAGCAGTGCTCCTGGTGACATTGAGGCGGTGCATGGCATCCGTTTCCTGAACGCCATCATGCTGATCTTCTCGCACAAGTCCATGGCCATGTTCTTCAATCCCTACAACAATCGCACTGCCATGTCCGAGAGTCTGGGTCAGCCGTGGACGGTCATTGGCCGTGCTGCCTCCCTCTACACCGATCCCTTCCTGCTCTTCAGCGGCATGCTGACCGCCTACTCACTGTTTGGTCGCCTAATGAAGCAGCAGCCCATCAGGCTGAAGAACGAGTACATTAGTCGACTGATGAG GATTGTTCCGCCACTGGCTGCCTTGATACTCTTCTGCACGTATGTGCTGCCTCTGTGGGGCAGTGGACCCCAGTGGAATCTGGTGGTGGGCCACCATGCGGACATTTGCAAGAAGAACTGGTGGCGCAACCTGCTCTTCATACACAACTACTTTGGCTTCAGCGAGATGTGCCTGACGCACACGCACCATCTGGGCATTGATACGGAACTCTTTGCGGTGGCACCACTCCTCATCCTGGCCCTGTGGCGGTGGCCAAGACGGGGTCTCTTCGCCCTGCTGCTCTTGTGCACGGTGGGAACGGCGGCTAGGTACTACACCACGATTGTCAACCAGCTGTCCAACTATATCTACTTTGGCACCAA CATTCAGCGCCTGTTCCGCACCGCCGACTACATGTACTCGTTCCCGCCCCATCGCTCCACGGTGTACATCATGGGCATCCTGCTGGGCTATGTGCTGCGCAAGTATCAGAACGCCCGGCTGAGCAGTCTGCAGCTGCGACTTGGTTGGCTGGTGGCCACCGTTTGTGTGCTGGCCTCGCTGCTGGGACCCGCGCCCATGGGCGACATCAACTACGTGTACAATTCCACCCATGCAGCCATATACGCCGCCTTTGCGCCCATCGCCTGGTGTCTGTTCTTCTCCTGGATCGTCTTTGTCTCCCATAATGGCTATACAA ATAAACTGACGAAGCTGTTTGCCTGGCGCGGATTCCAGGTGTCCACGAAGCTATCGTATGCCATTTACCTGACGCAGTTCCCCGTGTTCTTCTTCAATGTCGGCCGAAGGCGTCACATTCACCACTACTACAACTTTGTTTCGATTATT CTCGATACCAACGAATTTATATCGATCTTCCTGGCGTCCGTGGCGCTGACGGTGCTCTTCGATGCACCGTTCCAGAATCTAAAGAAGCTGCTGATCAAGCGACCCACTGCGGCAAAGGTGGTGAAAGACAGCCAAGCCAATGGGACGGAGTCCCAGGATGCGACGACAACACCAGCCTCACAGCCCAGCACCACTGCCCTCCTACAGTCGCATCATCCGCACTCCGATTAG